A stretch of Rhizobium glycinendophyticum DNA encodes these proteins:
- a CDS encoding putative bifunctional diguanylate cyclase/phosphodiesterase, with product MMLMKAPPGRVVRYSVAGFFAGSIAPAISALPLLWSDPVDGEVFRVLSSWPHLILAGLPVAGALLAGNFGYFEQRLRGQISALENGRNDDLQLAGRDPLTGLGNRIALQDNLRPILGSQKRSDHALLLIDIDRFKFVNDTMGQEAGDHLLVEVSRRLRRAVGEDALIFRLGGDEFAVLLPKASSKAIVEFFCLEIEGSLSQAFQLQQKRVFAGVSIGATLLLASDDDLSVVIKRANLALDRAKQRFGASHAFYDQALAQEAIETLELERDLAQALSEGEFYLEYQPIVGVKNGQVRSLEALLRWRHPTRGLIAPDVFIPIAERIGIILDIGRWVVQHACQEAARWPAPTGVSVNVSGDQFKDPGFVAHVFDSLAEAGLAPERLTVEVTESVFSVELELVCRSLAQLRSGGVRVALDDFGTGFASIHHLRKFPLDELKIDRSFAQQMVETSQGATLVDLMHKLSETFQVKTTIEGIETARQLEFVRVLGIGEAQGFLFSRPFGAGEVLGYLQSRLGAGTTSLPAH from the coding sequence ATGATGTTAATGAAGGCGCCTCCGGGCCGGGTTGTCCGATATTCCGTTGCCGGGTTTTTTGCCGGCTCCATTGCACCTGCCATTTCCGCTCTTCCTCTCCTCTGGTCGGACCCAGTCGATGGGGAAGTCTTCCGCGTTTTGTCGTCATGGCCCCATCTCATTCTCGCAGGGCTTCCGGTGGCGGGTGCCCTGCTGGCTGGAAATTTCGGCTATTTCGAACAGAGACTTCGGGGCCAGATCAGCGCGCTGGAAAACGGCCGAAACGACGACCTGCAACTGGCTGGTCGGGATCCCCTGACGGGGCTTGGCAATCGCATTGCCCTGCAGGACAATCTGCGACCGATCCTCGGTTCGCAGAAGCGCAGCGATCATGCGCTGTTGCTGATCGATATCGACCGGTTCAAGTTCGTCAACGACACGATGGGCCAGGAAGCGGGAGATCATCTGCTCGTCGAGGTGTCACGCCGTCTCCGCCGGGCGGTTGGCGAAGATGCGCTCATCTTCCGCCTCGGTGGCGACGAGTTCGCCGTCCTACTGCCCAAGGCCTCGTCCAAAGCCATTGTCGAATTCTTCTGCCTGGAGATCGAAGGCAGCCTGTCGCAAGCGTTCCAACTCCAACAGAAGCGGGTCTTTGCCGGCGTCAGCATCGGGGCGACGCTTTTGCTGGCGTCCGATGACGACCTTTCGGTTGTGATCAAGCGTGCCAATCTTGCGCTTGACCGCGCCAAACAGCGCTTTGGGGCGAGCCATGCCTTCTACGACCAGGCCTTGGCGCAAGAGGCGATCGAGACGCTAGAGCTTGAGCGTGATCTGGCCCAGGCTCTGAGCGAGGGCGAGTTCTACCTGGAATACCAGCCCATCGTGGGCGTAAAGAACGGCCAGGTTCGTTCATTGGAAGCGCTGTTGCGCTGGCGGCATCCGACGCGCGGCCTAATCGCTCCGGATGTCTTTATTCCGATTGCCGAGCGGATCGGCATCATCCTCGATATCGGACGCTGGGTGGTTCAGCACGCCTGCCAGGAGGCTGCCCGCTGGCCGGCACCAACCGGCGTCAGTGTCAATGTTTCTGGCGATCAGTTCAAGGACCCGGGCTTCGTTGCTCACGTGTTCGACAGTCTCGCCGAGGCCGGGCTTGCGCCGGAGCGGTTGACGGTGGAAGTAACGGAATCGGTCTTTTCCGTCGAGCTCGAACTCGTTTGCCGCAGCCTGGCGCAATTGCGCTCAGGCGGAGTGCGCGTTGCACTCGATGATTTCGGCACCGGTTTCGCCTCTATCCATCATCTGAGGAAGTTTCCGCTGGACGAGTTGAAGATCGACCGGTCCTTTGCCCAGCAGATGGTCGAGACGAGCCAGGGCGCGACCTTGGTTGATCTGATGCACAAGCTGTCCGAGACATTCCAGGTCAAGACGACGATCGAGGGCATCGAGACGGCACGGCAGCTGGAATTCGTCAGGGTCCTCGGGATCGGTGAGGCGCAGGGTTTCCTGTTCTCCCGACCTTTCGGCGCCGGTGAGGTGCTCGGCTATCTGCAGTCGCGTCTGGGCGCGGGTACGACGTCGCTGCCCGCCCACTAA
- a CDS encoding N-acetylmuramoyl-L-alanine amidase → MTSFTPDFLRAEVCPSPNHGERIGVERPDILLLHYTGMPSAEGAQAWLCNVESQVSSHYLVHEDGRVVQMVPEARRAWHAGKSVWHDETDINSRSIGIEIANPGHPGGLPDFPDRQIEGLIELCRDCVERHQIPAERVLAHSDVAPIRKVDPGENFPWGKLAAAGVGHWVEPSPIGGGRFFQRGDAGQPVEALQSMLSLYGYGIEISGEYCLRTEGVVAAFQRHFRPAKVDGVADSSTIETLHRLLTQLPRYA, encoded by the coding sequence ATGACGTCCTTCACGCCGGATTTCTTAAGGGCGGAGGTCTGCCCGTCGCCCAATCACGGCGAACGGATTGGCGTCGAGCGGCCCGACATTCTCCTGCTGCACTACACCGGCATGCCATCTGCCGAAGGCGCTCAGGCCTGGCTCTGTAATGTCGAGAGCCAGGTCTCCAGCCACTATCTGGTGCATGAGGACGGCCGTGTGGTGCAAATGGTGCCCGAGGCCAGGCGCGCTTGGCATGCGGGAAAGAGCGTCTGGCACGACGAGACGGACATCAATTCACGCTCGATCGGCATCGAAATTGCCAATCCGGGTCATCCCGGTGGGCTGCCGGATTTTCCAGACCGGCAGATCGAAGGCCTGATCGAATTGTGTCGCGATTGCGTCGAACGGCATCAAATCCCGGCCGAACGGGTGCTGGCGCATTCGGATGTGGCGCCTATTCGCAAGGTCGATCCGGGTGAAAACTTCCCTTGGGGAAAACTGGCTGCAGCAGGCGTCGGGCACTGGGTCGAGCCGTCGCCGATCGGCGGCGGGCGCTTCTTCCAGAGGGGGGACGCCGGCCAGCCGGTCGAGGCGCTGCAGTCGATGCTCTCACTCTACGGGTATGGCATTGAGATTTCGGGCGAATACTGCCTGCGCACCGAGGGTGTGGTTGCTGCTTTCCAGCGGCATTTCAGACCCGCCAAGGTTGACGGTGTGGCCGACAGTTCGACCATCGAGACCCTGCACCGCCTGCTGACGCAGTTGCCGCGATACGCCTGA
- a CDS encoding lytic transglycosylase domain-containing protein, producing the protein MIVRKDRGIVLCLAVSVLSGLAGCTAIDESVKADVTAAPVANPNSPEMLAAKAAEAATSGQTPAQVAGQSTAPGAMTQAELAAANPGPAPIIPGTETAAPIPALKESALSATAPQTAATQALTMVTTPPGVPAQQALTTAAAPMEATLAAPASATALQQPTSTAASPAPVVLAYAAPLRATALTSFGDPFDISPPGDPDAFEAAPQPEMVGPTRLNALIKKYAKIYEVPEELVHRVVRRESRYNPSAYSRGNYGLMQIRYNTAKAMGYDGPAEGLFDAETNIKYAVKYLKGAWLVADNDHDDAVRLYARGYYYDAKRRGLLHLTQ; encoded by the coding sequence ATGATCGTCAGAAAAGACCGCGGCATCGTCCTTTGCTTGGCTGTTTCAGTGCTGTCAGGCCTGGCTGGATGCACCGCGATCGATGAGAGCGTAAAGGCCGATGTCACGGCAGCGCCGGTGGCCAATCCGAATTCGCCCGAAATGCTGGCTGCCAAGGCAGCCGAAGCCGCAACCAGTGGGCAGACGCCTGCACAGGTCGCGGGCCAATCAACCGCCCCTGGCGCCATGACCCAAGCCGAACTGGCAGCCGCCAATCCCGGCCCCGCCCCGATCATCCCGGGCACAGAGACCGCGGCCCCGATCCCCGCCCTCAAGGAATCCGCTCTTTCGGCCACGGCTCCTCAGACCGCCGCCACCCAGGCGCTGACCATGGTCACCACGCCACCCGGTGTGCCCGCACAGCAAGCCTTGACCACAGCAGCAGCCCCCATGGAGGCAACGCTTGCGGCCCCGGCATCGGCCACAGCCTTGCAGCAGCCGACCTCTACAGCGGCCTCGCCTGCCCCCGTCGTACTGGCCTATGCCGCACCGCTTCGTGCGACGGCACTCACCAGCTTCGGCGACCCCTTCGACATTTCGCCTCCCGGCGATCCGGATGCCTTCGAGGCAGCGCCGCAGCCCGAGATGGTTGGCCCGACGCGCCTTAATGCGCTGATCAAGAAATACGCAAAGATCTACGAGGTCCCGGAAGAACTGGTACACCGCGTCGTGCGTCGCGAGAGCCGCTACAATCCCTCGGCCTATAGCCGGGGCAACTACGGTCTGATGCAGATCCGCTACAACACGGCCAAGGCGATGGGCTACGACGGACCCGCCGAGGGCCTGTTCGACGCGGAAACCAACATCAAATACGCGGTCAAATACCTTAAAGGCGCTTGGCTCGTCGCCGACAACGATCACGATGATGCCGTCCGGCTCTATGCCCGCGGCTATTATTACGACGCCAAGCGCCGTGGCCTGCTGCATCTGACGCAGTAA
- a CDS encoding class I SAM-dependent methyltransferase, with protein sequence MSAETGITDGISHAKRMDAMYRYQRHIYDLTRKYYLLGRDRMISGLDLREGGTLLEIGCGTGRNLLVARRHYPSARLHGLDISAEMLASARHTFRKETDQPVLQVADATRFAPEDFGIAGFDRVMISYALSMIPEWQTAVDKALAALSPLGSLHIVDFGQQERLPNPVRTGLQAWLARFHVTPRRDLRDVLEAQAMKTGTRLTFEPLWRGYAWHAVLAR encoded by the coding sequence ATGAGCGCCGAAACAGGCATTACGGACGGCATCAGCCACGCCAAGCGCATGGACGCCATGTACCGTTATCAGCGGCACATCTACGACCTCACCCGCAAATATTATCTTCTCGGCCGGGACCGGATGATTTCCGGGCTCGATCTTCGCGAGGGCGGCACGCTGCTCGAGATCGGTTGCGGCACCGGCCGCAATCTCCTGGTAGCCCGACGTCATTATCCGTCGGCCCGGCTGCATGGACTGGATATATCCGCCGAGATGCTGGCATCGGCCCGTCACACCTTCCGCAAGGAGACCGACCAGCCGGTTTTGCAGGTCGCTGATGCCACCCGATTTGCCCCAGAGGATTTTGGCATTGCGGGTTTTGATCGGGTGATGATCTCCTATGCCCTGTCGATGATCCCCGAATGGCAGACCGCGGTGGATAAAGCGCTCGCAGCCCTTTCGCCTCTCGGCTCCCTGCACATCGTCGATTTCGGCCAGCAGGAGCGACTGCCAAATCCGGTCAGGACCGGCTTGCAGGCATGGCTTGCCCGTTTTCATGTGACGCCCCGGAGAGACCTGAGGGACGTGCTGGAAGCACAGGCGATGAAAACCGGAACCCGTCTCACCTTCGAGCCCCTCTGGCGCGGCTATGCCTGGCATGCCGTGCTTGCGCGCTGA
- a CDS encoding pyrophosphate--fructose-6-phosphate 1-phosphotransferase — protein MAKQKVAMLTAGGLAPCLSSAVGGLIERYTDIAPEIELVAYKSGFRGLLMDYKIEITQQMREKAHVLHRYGGSPIGNSRVKLTNTADCVKRGLVKEGENPLRVAAERLAADGITILHTIGGDDTNTTAADLAAYLGANGYNLTVVGMPKTVDNDVYPIKQTLGAWTAAEVGARFFDHVSNEQSASPRTLVIHEVMGRHCGWLTAATARAYMQLTKNNEYVDGFMMNQELKNIDGLYLPETHFDMHAEAARLKDIMDRTGFVTLFVSEGACMEEIVAEREAAGEEIKRDAFGHVKLDTINVGNWFQKHFAKLLDADRSMVQKSGYYARSAPANYDDLRLIQSMVDLAVESGLNKISGVTGHDEDQGGRLRTIEFPRIRGGKPFDLSSPWFKEVMDYLGQKYRPIN, from the coding sequence ATGGCCAAGCAGAAAGTCGCGATGTTGACCGCCGGGGGCCTCGCTCCCTGTCTTTCCTCCGCTGTCGGCGGCCTCATCGAGCGCTACACCGACATCGCCCCGGAGATCGAACTCGTGGCCTACAAGTCCGGCTTCCGCGGCCTGCTGATGGACTACAAGATCGAAATCACCCAGCAGATGCGTGAAAAGGCCCACGTGCTCCATCGCTATGGCGGCTCGCCGATCGGTAACAGCCGCGTCAAGCTGACCAACACGGCTGACTGCGTCAAGCGTGGCTTGGTCAAGGAAGGCGAGAACCCCCTGCGGGTCGCCGCCGAACGGCTCGCCGCCGACGGCATCACCATCCTCCACACCATCGGCGGCGACGATACCAACACCACGGCCGCCGACCTCGCCGCCTATCTCGGTGCCAACGGCTACAACTTGACGGTCGTCGGAATGCCGAAGACGGTCGACAACGACGTATACCCGATCAAGCAGACGCTCGGCGCCTGGACGGCGGCCGAAGTCGGCGCGCGCTTCTTCGACCATGTCTCGAACGAGCAGAGCGCATCGCCACGGACGCTGGTCATCCACGAAGTCATGGGCCGCCATTGCGGCTGGCTGACCGCCGCCACCGCACGCGCCTATATGCAGCTGACGAAGAACAACGAGTATGTCGACGGCTTCATGATGAACCAGGAGCTGAAGAACATCGACGGGCTTTATCTGCCCGAGACGCATTTCGACATGCATGCCGAGGCGGCCCGCCTCAAGGACATCATGGACCGCACCGGCTTCGTCACCCTCTTCGTCTCCGAAGGCGCCTGCATGGAAGAAATCGTGGCCGAACGCGAAGCCGCCGGCGAAGAGATCAAGCGCGATGCCTTCGGTCATGTGAAGCTCGACACGATCAATGTCGGCAACTGGTTCCAGAAACATTTCGCCAAACTGCTCGATGCCGACCGCTCCATGGTACAGAAGTCCGGCTACTATGCCCGCTCGGCCCCGGCCAACTACGACGACCTCCGCCTGATCCAGAGCATGGTTGATCTCGCGGTCGAAAGCGGTCTGAACAAGATCTCCGGCGTGACCGGCCACGACGAGGATCAGGGCGGACGCCTGCGCACCATTGAATTCCCGCGCATCCGCGGCGGCAAACCCTTCGACCTGTCGTCCCCCTGGTTCAAAGAAGTGATGGACTATCTCGGCCAGAAGTATCGTCCGATCAATTGA
- a CDS encoding DUF3419 family protein, translated as MTELAPDAGFHRNKKLKDALLQHEPMSAAGLSERLFGLLFSGLVYAQIWEDPEVDMEAMELTEGHRIVTIGSGGCNMLAYLSRRPASIDVVDLNPNHVALNRLKLTAFRHLPDHAAVLRFLGTEGEKGNLAVFDRHIAPHLDETSRRYWQRRSLSGRRRASVFTRNIYRTGLLGRFIGIGHVLARLHGVRLEEMVKARSLREQRHIFDRQIAPLFDRPLIRWLTARKSSLFGLGIPPQQYDELAGLSDSGTIAPILRHRLEKLACYFPLKDNPFAWQAFARRYPRAGEGKMPTYLQPQHFQAIRDCANRVTVHHAGFTELLREKPAASLDRFVLLDAQDWMTPQQLNELWTAITRTAAPGARVIFRTAAEVSVLDGKLSESLLAQWSYLADQSARLDKRDRSAIYGGFHLYEKRSA; from the coding sequence ATGACAGAGCTTGCACCGGATGCCGGGTTTCACCGGAACAAGAAGCTGAAGGATGCACTTCTGCAGCACGAGCCTATGTCGGCCGCCGGCCTCTCGGAACGCCTGTTCGGCCTTCTCTTCTCGGGTCTCGTCTATGCCCAGATATGGGAGGACCCCGAAGTCGACATGGAGGCGATGGAGCTTACCGAGGGCCATCGCATCGTCACCATCGGGTCCGGCGGCTGCAACATGCTGGCCTATCTGAGCCGCCGCCCGGCCTCCATCGACGTCGTGGATCTTAACCCCAACCATGTCGCGCTCAACCGGCTGAAACTCACCGCCTTCCGTCACCTTCCGGATCATGCCGCCGTCCTGCGTTTTCTCGGGACGGAAGGCGAGAAAGGCAACCTCGCTGTCTTCGACCGCCATATCGCGCCTCATCTCGACGAGACCTCCCGCCGCTACTGGCAGCGACGCAGCCTTAGCGGTCGGCGCCGCGCCAGCGTCTTTACCCGCAATATCTACCGCACCGGATTGCTCGGTCGCTTCATCGGGATCGGCCACGTGCTCGCGCGCCTGCACGGGGTCAGGCTCGAGGAGATGGTTAAGGCCAGATCGCTCCGCGAGCAGCGCCACATCTTTGACAGGCAGATCGCACCACTCTTCGACCGGCCCCTCATCCGCTGGCTGACGGCGCGCAAAAGTTCGCTCTTCGGCCTCGGCATCCCGCCGCAGCAATATGACGAGCTGGCGGGCCTGTCAGACAGTGGCACCATCGCGCCGATCCTGCGCCACCGGCTGGAGAAGCTCGCTTGCTATTTTCCGCTGAAAGACAATCCCTTTGCCTGGCAGGCCTTTGCGCGCCGCTACCCGCGCGCTGGCGAGGGCAAGATGCCGACCTATCTTCAGCCGCAGCATTTCCAAGCGATTCGCGACTGTGCGAACCGGGTCACCGTCCATCATGCCGGCTTCACCGAACTCCTCAGGGAAAAGCCGGCCGCCAGTCTTGATCGCTTCGTCCTGCTCGACGCCCAGGACTGGATGACGCCACAGCAGTTGAACGAACTCTGGACCGCGATCACCCGAACCGCAGCCCCCGGGGCCCGGGTCATCTTCCGCACCGCAGCTGAGGTGAGCGTGCTTGACGGAAAGCTCTCAGAGAGCCTGCTTGCACAGTGGTCCTACCTTGCCGATCAGTCAGCCCGTCTCGACAAGCGCGACCGCTCGGCGATCTACGGTGGCTTTCACCTTTACGAAAAGCGTTCCGCATGA
- a CDS encoding serine hydrolase domain-containing protein yields the protein MRLLSKLLVAAGAALVILVLGGCVWLWLAPPDLLRVGTGYAAKIVCSNVFLAGRDADDVLTDDVQAPGHPLLRLVGVDVDLDRRLVTADLAGFIAPSVAVYRDGLGCASVPDGDIASAQGVSAPVSEAVPSDDTVSWPEGERVGAMDSRLSTTLQDAALLGSAYRAVVVVKDGRIVGESYGAGFNAQTPLLGWSMAKSVNAVLAGKVAADQGVDLDTEGLFPEWTGDRRAKIRLSDLLAMQSGLDFNEDYGAVTDVTRMLYLQSDMAAYARSVPAIVERGTRFNYSSGEAVLISKWWMSRFSDPKQALAYPRKALFDPIGMRSAVLEADAHGTLVGSSYLYATARDWARFGLLLAQGGVWDGKPIVPADFVTRMTTPTAASGGVYGGAQAWRKGPGDEADAHYGLPADVLWLLGHDGQSVAVIPSENLVVVRMGLTPSRGGYRPQRLVAAIRDALKR from the coding sequence ATGCGTCTCCTGTCAAAACTATTGGTCGCTGCTGGCGCCGCTCTCGTCATCCTGGTCCTGGGTGGATGCGTCTGGTTGTGGCTGGCGCCGCCTGACCTGTTGAGAGTGGGGACGGGCTATGCGGCCAAGATCGTCTGCTCGAACGTCTTCCTTGCCGGGCGCGATGCCGATGATGTGCTTACGGATGACGTTCAGGCACCAGGACATCCGCTGTTGAGACTTGTCGGGGTCGACGTGGACCTCGACCGGCGGCTGGTCACGGCTGATCTCGCCGGCTTCATCGCGCCGTCCGTCGCCGTCTATCGCGACGGGCTCGGCTGTGCCTCGGTGCCAGATGGCGATATTGCCTCGGCTCAAGGCGTTTCCGCCCCGGTGTCCGAAGCCGTTCCTTCTGATGACACCGTCTCCTGGCCGGAAGGCGAGCGTGTCGGTGCGATGGATTCGCGTCTGTCGACCACGCTGCAGGATGCAGCCTTGTTGGGGTCCGCCTATCGCGCCGTGGTCGTGGTCAAGGATGGACGCATCGTCGGGGAGAGCTATGGCGCGGGGTTTAACGCCCAGACGCCTCTGCTGGGCTGGTCGATGGCCAAAAGCGTCAATGCTGTGCTTGCTGGCAAGGTTGCTGCGGATCAGGGTGTGGATCTCGATACGGAGGGGCTTTTTCCTGAGTGGACGGGTGACCGCAGAGCGAAGATCCGGCTATCCGATCTCTTGGCCATGCAAAGCGGGCTCGATTTCAACGAAGACTATGGCGCCGTCACCGACGTGACGCGCATGCTCTATCTGCAGTCCGACATGGCAGCCTATGCGCGTTCGGTGCCGGCTATCGTCGAGCGCGGGACGCGGTTCAATTATTCCTCCGGTGAGGCCGTCCTCATCTCGAAATGGTGGATGTCGCGCTTCTCCGATCCAAAGCAGGCGCTCGCCTATCCCCGCAAGGCGCTGTTCGACCCGATCGGCATGCGCAGCGCCGTGCTCGAGGCGGACGCGCACGGGACCTTGGTCGGGAGTTCGTATCTCTACGCAACCGCGCGGGATTGGGCCCGGTTCGGGTTGCTGCTAGCACAAGGCGGCGTCTGGGACGGAAAGCCCATCGTCCCGGCGGATTTCGTGACCCGCATGACGACCCCAACAGCGGCTTCCGGCGGTGTTTATGGTGGCGCCCAGGCTTGGCGGAAGGGGCCGGGGGACGAGGCCGACGCGCATTACGGTCTCCCGGCGGATGTCCTCTGGCTGCTCGGCCATGACGGACAGTCCGTGGCCGTTATTCCGTCGGAAAATCTGGTCGTGGTGCGGATGGGGCTGACACCGAGCCGTGGCGGTTATCGGCCGCAACGACTGGTTGCCGCGATCCGCGACGCCCTGAAGCGATGA
- a CDS encoding LysE family translocator translates to MSHVSWIVFAVASVALLAVPGRSALLVMAYALGHGKKTAFATVIGVTLGNLVAIGVALATLWLMLQISPVAYDYAIWFGSAYIVYVAVRTWRTPVAGGLIADNDNLPEEKPLRVIAHCCRETVRNTRNTLFLVALLPQFMTAGEAFLPHAREFATTFALLSVATTLTYALAAGKIREFLRKHPKRRGITRASGTVLIAAGTVTAGYRKIAA, encoded by the coding sequence ATGTCCCATGTAAGCTGGATCGTTTTTGCCGTCGCCTCGGTTGCGTTGTTGGCCGTGCCCGGTCGCTCTGCGCTACTGGTCATGGCCTATGCCCTGGGCCATGGGAAGAAGACCGCCTTCGCGACGGTGATCGGTGTCACGCTCGGCAATCTGGTGGCGATCGGGGTCGCGCTTGCGACCCTCTGGCTCATGCTGCAGATTTCGCCGGTCGCCTATGACTACGCCATCTGGTTCGGCAGTGCCTATATCGTGTATGTCGCCGTGCGCACCTGGCGCACCCCGGTTGCAGGCGGCCTCATTGCCGACAACGACAATCTGCCCGAAGAAAAGCCGCTGCGTGTCATTGCCCATTGCTGCCGCGAAACGGTACGCAACACCCGCAATACGCTCTTCCTTGTCGCATTGCTGCCGCAATTCATGACCGCAGGAGAGGCTTTCCTGCCGCATGCCCGGGAGTTTGCAACGACCTTTGCACTCCTCTCGGTCGCGACCACCCTCACCTATGCGCTCGCGGCTGGCAAGATACGAGAATTCTTGAGGAAACACCCCAAACGCCGTGGCATCACGCGCGCCAGCGGCACGGTTCTGATCGCCGCCGGAACGGTCACGGCGGGCTATCGGAAGATCGCCGCATAG
- a CDS encoding J domain-containing protein, whose amino-acid sequence MIFDFACEQISSFWDRLLGAIGEAAGNVIGSIVEAVRTTFEGDPETRRRVSFSVAIIALSAKMAKADGVVSNAEVEAFRKIFEFPPEEARNVARLYNLARQDVAGFETYAKNLANMCRTCDQFCPVLEDIIDALFHIAKADGLVHEKELAFLSRIAEIFSISEERFAMITERHIHVDGDPYGVLGVQPSDDFATIRKKYRALAAEHHPDRLHARGIPTEFHSVANHRMAKFNAAYSAIEKARRAA is encoded by the coding sequence ATGATATTCGATTTCGCCTGCGAACAAATTTCGTCATTCTGGGACCGTTTGCTGGGTGCGATCGGTGAAGCGGCCGGCAATGTGATCGGCAGCATCGTGGAAGCGGTGCGCACGACCTTCGAAGGTGACCCCGAGACTCGACGCCGGGTATCCTTCTCGGTTGCGATCATTGCGCTCTCCGCCAAGATGGCGAAGGCCGACGGCGTCGTCTCGAATGCGGAGGTTGAGGCCTTCCGCAAGATCTTCGAGTTTCCGCCAGAAGAGGCGCGCAATGTGGCGCGGCTTTACAATCTGGCGCGGCAGGACGTCGCCGGTTTCGAGACCTACGCGAAGAACCTCGCCAATATGTGCCGGACCTGCGACCAGTTTTGCCCGGTGCTGGAAGACATCATCGATGCACTCTTTCACATCGCCAAGGCCGATGGTCTGGTACATGAGAAGGAACTGGCCTTCCTGTCTCGGATCGCTGAAATCTTCTCGATCTCCGAAGAGCGCTTTGCGATGATCACGGAGCGGCACATCCATGTCGATGGCGACCCGTATGGGGTGCTGGGCGTGCAGCCTTCCGACGATTTCGCGACCATCCGCAAGAAATATCGGGCGCTGGCCGCCGAACATCATCCCGATCGCCTGCATGCGCGCGGTATTCCGACGGAATTCCACAGCGTCGCCAACCATCGCATGGCCAAGTTCAACGCGGCCTATTCGGCGATCGAAAAGGCGCGCCGGGCGGCATGA
- a CDS encoding glycoside hydrolase family 25 protein: MRWLSTALLPICLLFAGCTSGSYDLMETASVSPRFKDTDPQDFGGKTPHRHQVHGIDVSKWNGDIDWYQVRRSGVSFVFIKATEGGDRVDPRFTEYWQGARAAGLAYAPYHFYYFCSTADQQADWFIANVPREAIQLPPVLDAEWNPSSKTCRTRPDAATVRSEMKRFMDRLEAYYGKRPIIYTSVDFHRDNLTGAFEDYHFWVRAVAQHPSEIYSERRWAFWQYTSTGVIPGIRGGTDINVFAGTEKNWHNWVAAVSK, from the coding sequence ATGCGGTGGCTTTCGACGGCACTCTTGCCCATTTGCCTGCTTTTTGCTGGCTGCACGTCGGGCAGCTACGACCTTATGGAGACGGCCTCCGTCTCGCCCCGTTTCAAGGACACTGATCCCCAGGATTTCGGTGGCAAGACGCCCCACCGCCACCAGGTGCATGGCATCGACGTGTCCAAGTGGAATGGCGATATAGACTGGTATCAAGTCCGGCGCTCCGGCGTCTCCTTCGTCTTCATCAAGGCAACCGAAGGCGGTGACCGTGTCGACCCGCGCTTCACTGAATACTGGCAGGGCGCACGCGCCGCTGGCCTCGCCTATGCGCCCTATCACTTCTACTATTTTTGCTCGACCGCCGACCAACAGGCCGACTGGTTCATTGCCAACGTTCCGCGCGAAGCGATCCAGCTCCCGCCGGTACTCGACGCCGAATGGAACCCCTCGTCGAAGACGTGTCGCACTCGACCGGACGCGGCAACGGTCCGCAGCGAGATGAAGCGCTTCATGGACCGGCTCGAAGCCTATTACGGCAAGCGCCCGATCATCTACACCTCGGTCGATTTTCACCGCGACAATCTCACCGGTGCCTTCGAAGACTATCACTTCTGGGTCCGCGCCGTAGCCCAGCACCCCAGCGAGATCTATTCGGAGCGGCGCTGGGCGTTCTGGCAATACACATCAACCGGCGTCATCCCCGGCATCCGCGGCGGGACAGACATCAATGTCTTTGCCGGAACTGAGAAGAATTGGCATAACTGGGTTGCCGCCGTTTCCAAGTGA
- a CDS encoding lytic transglycosylase domain-containing protein: MTRRLVAAAACLAILLTQIQTASAGEKEKRSTWSLKTITRDAGFPVVPSFSKSPYGKIISKYAKTYGVPVDLAHAVVRIESNFNPKARGSAGEVGLMQIKPATARAMGYRGTTKGLYDPETNIRYGMKYLSMAHELGGGETCGTILRYNAGHGAKRMNPVSKRYCGKVIALIGN, from the coding sequence ATGACAAGACGACTGGTTGCTGCTGCGGCATGCCTCGCTATCCTTTTGACTCAGATCCAGACCGCATCCGCAGGTGAAAAGGAAAAGCGTTCCACATGGTCGCTGAAGACCATCACCCGCGATGCCGGCTTCCCGGTTGTCCCGTCATTTTCGAAAAGCCCCTACGGCAAGATCATTTCGAAATATGCCAAGACCTATGGCGTGCCGGTTGATCTCGCCCATGCGGTCGTGCGGATCGAGAGCAACTTCAACCCCAAGGCGAGAGGCAGTGCCGGCGAGGTCGGTCTCATGCAGATCAAGCCGGCCACGGCACGGGCCATGGGGTATCGCGGTACGACCAAGGGCTTGTACGACCCGGAAACCAACATCCGCTACGGCATGAAGTATCTGTCGATGGCGCATGAACTCGGTGGGGGAGAAACCTGCGGCACGATCCTGCGCTACAATGCCGGTCACGGCGCCAAGCGGATGAACCCGGTGTCAAAGCGCTATTGCGGCAAGGTGATCGCGCTGATCGGGAACTGA